From one Lycium ferocissimum isolate CSIRO_LF1 unplaced genomic scaffold, AGI_CSIRO_Lferr_CH_V1 ctg32, whole genome shotgun sequence genomic stretch:
- the LOC132043961 gene encoding uncharacterized protein LOC132043961 isoform X3 — MVLVTGDRYLDSLVKFVENNVESLIEGTLILKLNPIGLHYVHSRLESLSELESLLSGAPVDYLRAYVSDLGDHRALERLRRILRLLTSLKVVSVLPPPARDPTPLSLLPFGRLKVLELRGCDLSTSAARGLLELRHTLEKLICHNSTDALKHVFASRIADINNSPHWNRLSFISCARNGLVLMDESLQLLPAVETLDLSRNKFAKVDNLRKCTKLKHLDLGFNHLRNVVSFSGVSSHIVKLVLRNNALTSLRGIENLKSLQGLDISYNIISNFLEMEILAGLSSLQRLWLEGNPLCYSRWYRAQVFSFFPSPEKMELDEKKICTSELWQRQIIIASRQKRPASFGFYSPARVGAKIEGSINTKRKKLSRVASIETEEQNTSICSDIESASVDIDNQSKEENALSDEEAEIVELMNRIENMKKERSDVWLQEFKDWVNDSSDNFVGVSRGKETVSSNHRDDEVKTQNRDNQLGETSKYLSDSMLASGDDSSTNILESDNSFAEMFHYPNQIGEASSRFSRNNTGESIQISRSRHQDIFSPINNEVLHPTTMFPQSESYSTQRGLKMSAKINIPPLTDADNILDSRSSLASTGSPPHYKEDILHRRQNLEEELLQLSAESFSAASSDSDTSCSDDDCPELTSMPLVDQFLIDNVSERSVDSYSPLHLSMDVCHEKLYPIKLNCRFPARLGTDCAVVREPGTSSQQGHISTDRQDVESVQVVKQDADWLEKKKRRRKPARRIISLCEENEKADDETAEPKKLDLDINGFQDGGVGPLCASERASSQSAMRISLDSCGRQTHAERSRLLQGAEKLIKNYFNKKAADSGIDESCQRYILCNCLLEKDSQFSESEVAVTLSSEHKLHVLLLENSCVGSGSSLKLAGCHGFEQMREVFVGLGLQIVSRVCFGRDTTYLFVTRNIDVSRELLSILGFIDSHVVENDCSLRSLENVQADLFERHVCGGLKMSILQYSMVMFWCNNWREGSWLRRSLFVLGRHLILCTEDVTLLGSLSESVSCSSYFSLDSCCSIVSVSEVVIDTKDCYCVTLTLEGVMSKFPLTLKEGKIVEDTKLVKRKPVSGPQKWKLKWFSEESLFQFVSLLKALHGEATTNSLLVYRHQSK; from the exons ATGGTGCTTGTTACGGGCGATAGATACTTAGATTCACTCGTAAAATTCGTGGAAAACAACGTCGAATCATTAATCGAAGGAACCTTAATCCTAAAATTGAATCCAATTGGTCTTCATTATGTTCACTCTAGACTCGAATCATTATCTGAACTTGAGAGTCTTTTATCAGGTGCACCTGTTGATTATCTTCGTGCTTATGTATCTGATTTAGGTGACCATAGGGCACTTGAAAGGCTTAGACGGATTCTTCGACTTTTAACATCGTTAAAGGTGGTTTCTGTGTTGCCGCCACCAGCTAGGGATCCAACGCCGTTATCACTTTTGCCGTTTGGTAGGTTAAAAGTattggaacttagaggatgtgATCTGTCTACATCTGCTGCTAGAGGACTTTTGGAATTAAGACATACTTTGGAGAAGTTGATTTGTCATAATTCGACT GACGCACTTAAGCATGTTTTTGCTAGTAGAATAGCTGATATAAATAATTCTCCGCACTGGAATCGGTTATCATTTATTTCATGTGCCCGCAATGGCTTGGTTCTGATGGACGAATCTTTGCAACTTCTTCCTGCTGTTGAAACTCTTGATTTGAGCAGAAATAAGTTTGCCAAGGTGGATAATCTGCGGAAGTGCACCAAATTGAAGCATCTGGATCTTGGGTTCAACCACCTGAGAAATGTTGTGTCCTTTAGTGGG GTCTCATCTCACATTGTTAAGCTTGTTCTGAGGAACAATGCCCTAACATCATTACGCggaattgaaaatttgaagtcacTTCAGGGGCTTGATATTTCGTACAATATAATCTCCAATTTCTTGGAGATGGAGATTCTTGCTGGCCTGTCATCTCTTCAACGCTTGTGGCTTGAGGGGAATCCTCTGTGCTATTCTCGTTGGTATAGAGCTCAAGTCTTCAGTTTCTTTCCGAGTCCAGAGAAG ATGGAGCTTGATGAAAAGAAAATCTGTACTAGTGAGTTATGGCAGCGGCAGATTATCATTGCCAGTAGGCAAAAGCGGCCTGCTAGCTTTGGGTTTTATTCACCAGCAAGAGTTGGGGCCAAAATAGAAGGAAGTATTAATACAAAAAGG AAGAAGCTCTCACGTGTGGCTAGTATCGAGACTGAAGAACAGAACACTTCCATTTGCTCTGATATAGAATCTGCGTCTGTTGATATCGACAATCAAAGCAAGGAGGAGAATGCCCTTTCTGATGAGGAAGCTGAAATAGTTGAGTTGATGAACCGAATTGAGAATATGAAGAAGGAAAGATCTGATGTGTGGCTGCAGGAGTTCAAAGACTGGGTAAATGACTCTTCTGACAATTTTGTTGGTGTTTCTAGAGGCAAAGAGACTGTCTCCAGTAACCACAGAGATGATGAAGTTAAGACCCAGAATAGAGACAATCAGCTAGGTGAGACCTCCAAATATTTATCTGACTCGATGCTGGCTTCTGGAGATGACAGCAGCACAAATATACTAGAATCTGACAACTCATTCGCAGAGATGTTTCATTACCCCAACCAAATTGGTGAAGCATCTTCCAGATTTTCTCGGAATAACACAGGAGAGTCCATTCAGATTAGTAGAAGCCGACATCAGGATATATTTAGCCCTATAAATAATGAAGTGCTTCATCCAACTACAATGTTCCCTCAGTCTGAATCCTACTCAACCCAAAGGGGTCTTAAAATGAGTGCTAAGATCAATATTCCACCACTTACTGATGCTGATAATATTTTGGATTCTCGATCATCTTTGGCTAGCACAGGATCACCTCCTCACTACAAGGAGGACATTCTGCACAGACGtcaaaatttggaagaagaattgCTGCAGCTGTCTGCTGAATCCTTCTCAGCTGCATCTTCTGATAGTGATACAAGCTGTAGCGACGACGATTGCCCTGAGTTGACCTCAATGCCTCTGGTTGATCAGTTTCTTATCGACAATGTCTCAGAAAGGAGTGTGGATAGCTACTCACCATTGCATCTGTCCATGGATGTATGCCATGAAAAATTGTACCCGATAAAACTAAATTGTAGATTCCCAGCACGTTTAGGTACTGATTGCGCGGTGGTCAGGGAACCAGGCACTTCCTCCCAGCAAGGGCATATTTCTACTGATAGACAAGATGTAGAAAGTGTACAAGTTGTGAAGCAGGACGCTGATTGGTTGGAGAAGAAAAAGCGTCGGAGGAAACCTGCAAGGCGAATAATCTCACTGTGTGAGGAAAATGAAAAAGCAGATGATGAGACAGCAGAACCTAAGAAATTAGATTTGGATATAAATGGTTTTCAAGATGGAGGGGTTGGACCACTGTGTGCTTCAGAGAGAGCTTCTAGCCAAAGTGCGATGAGAATATCCCTTGATAGTTGTGGCAGGCAAACTCATGCTGAGAGAAGCAGATTACTACAGGGGGCTGAGAAGCTAATTAAGAATTACTTTAACAAAAAAGCTGCAGATTCTGGAATTGATGAATCTTGTCAGAGATACATTCTATGCAACTGTTTGCTCGAGAAAGACTCTCAGTTCAGTGAAAG TGAGGTAGCTGTAACCTTGAGCAGCGAGCATAAGTTACATGTGCTACTCCTTGAAAACTCATGTGTTGGGTCAG GTTCAAGCTTAAAATTAGCTGGCTGTCATGGTTTTGAGCAGATGAGAGAGGTTTTTGTGGGTTTGGGACTTCAGATTGTAAG TAGAGTGTGCTTCGGACGGGACACAACCTACCTCTTTGTGACCAGAAATATAGATGTGTCCAGAGAGCTATTATCGATATTGGGGTTTATTGATTCACATGTGGTGGAAAATGACTGTTCTCTGCGAAG TTTGGAGAACGTTCAGGCTGATCTCTTCGAAAGGCATGTATGTGGAGGTTTGAAGATGAGCATTCTTCAGTATTCAATGGTGATGTTCTGGTGCAACAATTGGAGAG AGGGTTCATGGCTGCGGAGATCGCTATTTGTGCTTGGAAGGCATCTAATTCTGTGCACGGAAGATGTAACCCTGCTTGGTTCCCTTTCTGAGAGTGTATCATGCTCTTCCTACTTCTCGTTGGACTCTTGTTGTTCCATTGTCAGCGTGTCAGAAGTG GTAATTGACACCAAAGATTGCTATTGCGTGACCCTGACTTTGGAAGGCGTCATGTCAAAGTTCCCTCTTACACTGAAGGAGGGCAAGATAGTCGAGGATACAAAACTCGTGAAGAGAAAACCTGTCTCGGGTCCCCAGAAGTGGAAGCTGAAGTGGTTCTCGGAAGAAAGTCTCTTCCAATTTGTGTCTTTATTGAAAGCATTACATGGTGAAGCAACCACAAATTCCTTACTTGTATATCGTCATCAAAGCAAGTAA
- the LOC132043961 gene encoding uncharacterized protein LOC132043961 isoform X1 — protein sequence MVLVTGDRYLDSLVKFVENNVESLIEGTLILKLNPIGLHYVHSRLESLSELESLLSGAPVDYLRAYVSDLGDHRALERLRRILRLLTSLKVVSVLPPPARDPTPLSLLPFGRLKVLELRGCDLSTSAARGLLELRHTLEKLICHNSTDALKHVFASRIADINNSPHWNRLSFISCARNGLVLMDESLQLLPAVETLDLSRNKFAKVDNLRKCTKLKHLDLGFNHLRNVVSFSGVSSHIVKLVLRNNALTSLRGIENLKSLQGLDISYNIISNFLEMEILAGLSSLQRLWLEGNPLCYSRWYRAQVFSFFPSPEKMELDEKKICTSELWQRQIIIASRQKRPASFGFYSPARVGAKIEGSINTKRKKLSRVASIETEEQNTSICSDIESASVDIDNQSKEENALSDEEAEIVELMNRIENMKKERSDVWLQEFKDWVNDSSDNFVGVSRGKETVSSNHRDDEVKTQNRDNQLGETSKYLSDSMLASGDDSSTNILESDNSFAEMFHYPNQIGEASSRFSRNNTGESIQISRSRHQDIFSPINNEVLHPTTMFPQSESYSTQRGLKMSAKINIPPLTDADNILDSRSSLASTGSPPHYKEDILHRRQNLEEELLQLSAESFSAASSDSDTSCSDDDCPELTSMPLVDQFLIDNVSERSVDSYSPLHLSMDVCHEKLYPIKLNCRFPARLGTDCAVVREPGTSSQQGHISTDRQDVESVQVVKQDADWLEKKKRRRKPARRIISLCEENEKADDETAEPKKLDLDINGFQDGGVGPLCASERASSQSAMRISLDSCGRQTHAERSRLLQGAEKLIKNYFNKKAADSGIDESCQRYILCNCLLEKDSQFSESEVAVTLSSEHKLHVLLLENSCVGSAGSSLKLAGCHGFEQMREVFVGLGLQIVSRVCFGRDTTYLFVTRNIDVSRELLSILGFIDSHVVENDCSLRSLENVQADLFERHVCGGLKMSILQYSMVMFWCNNWREGSWLRRSLFVLGRHLILCTEDVTLLGSLSESVSCSSYFSLDSCCSIVSVSEVVIDTKDCYCVTLTLEGVMSKFPLTLKEGKIVEDTKLVKRKPVSGPQKWKLKWFSEESLFQFVSLLKALHGEATTNSLLVYRHQSK from the exons ATGGTGCTTGTTACGGGCGATAGATACTTAGATTCACTCGTAAAATTCGTGGAAAACAACGTCGAATCATTAATCGAAGGAACCTTAATCCTAAAATTGAATCCAATTGGTCTTCATTATGTTCACTCTAGACTCGAATCATTATCTGAACTTGAGAGTCTTTTATCAGGTGCACCTGTTGATTATCTTCGTGCTTATGTATCTGATTTAGGTGACCATAGGGCACTTGAAAGGCTTAGACGGATTCTTCGACTTTTAACATCGTTAAAGGTGGTTTCTGTGTTGCCGCCACCAGCTAGGGATCCAACGCCGTTATCACTTTTGCCGTTTGGTAGGTTAAAAGTattggaacttagaggatgtgATCTGTCTACATCTGCTGCTAGAGGACTTTTGGAATTAAGACATACTTTGGAGAAGTTGATTTGTCATAATTCGACT GACGCACTTAAGCATGTTTTTGCTAGTAGAATAGCTGATATAAATAATTCTCCGCACTGGAATCGGTTATCATTTATTTCATGTGCCCGCAATGGCTTGGTTCTGATGGACGAATCTTTGCAACTTCTTCCTGCTGTTGAAACTCTTGATTTGAGCAGAAATAAGTTTGCCAAGGTGGATAATCTGCGGAAGTGCACCAAATTGAAGCATCTGGATCTTGGGTTCAACCACCTGAGAAATGTTGTGTCCTTTAGTGGG GTCTCATCTCACATTGTTAAGCTTGTTCTGAGGAACAATGCCCTAACATCATTACGCggaattgaaaatttgaagtcacTTCAGGGGCTTGATATTTCGTACAATATAATCTCCAATTTCTTGGAGATGGAGATTCTTGCTGGCCTGTCATCTCTTCAACGCTTGTGGCTTGAGGGGAATCCTCTGTGCTATTCTCGTTGGTATAGAGCTCAAGTCTTCAGTTTCTTTCCGAGTCCAGAGAAG ATGGAGCTTGATGAAAAGAAAATCTGTACTAGTGAGTTATGGCAGCGGCAGATTATCATTGCCAGTAGGCAAAAGCGGCCTGCTAGCTTTGGGTTTTATTCACCAGCAAGAGTTGGGGCCAAAATAGAAGGAAGTATTAATACAAAAAGG AAGAAGCTCTCACGTGTGGCTAGTATCGAGACTGAAGAACAGAACACTTCCATTTGCTCTGATATAGAATCTGCGTCTGTTGATATCGACAATCAAAGCAAGGAGGAGAATGCCCTTTCTGATGAGGAAGCTGAAATAGTTGAGTTGATGAACCGAATTGAGAATATGAAGAAGGAAAGATCTGATGTGTGGCTGCAGGAGTTCAAAGACTGGGTAAATGACTCTTCTGACAATTTTGTTGGTGTTTCTAGAGGCAAAGAGACTGTCTCCAGTAACCACAGAGATGATGAAGTTAAGACCCAGAATAGAGACAATCAGCTAGGTGAGACCTCCAAATATTTATCTGACTCGATGCTGGCTTCTGGAGATGACAGCAGCACAAATATACTAGAATCTGACAACTCATTCGCAGAGATGTTTCATTACCCCAACCAAATTGGTGAAGCATCTTCCAGATTTTCTCGGAATAACACAGGAGAGTCCATTCAGATTAGTAGAAGCCGACATCAGGATATATTTAGCCCTATAAATAATGAAGTGCTTCATCCAACTACAATGTTCCCTCAGTCTGAATCCTACTCAACCCAAAGGGGTCTTAAAATGAGTGCTAAGATCAATATTCCACCACTTACTGATGCTGATAATATTTTGGATTCTCGATCATCTTTGGCTAGCACAGGATCACCTCCTCACTACAAGGAGGACATTCTGCACAGACGtcaaaatttggaagaagaattgCTGCAGCTGTCTGCTGAATCCTTCTCAGCTGCATCTTCTGATAGTGATACAAGCTGTAGCGACGACGATTGCCCTGAGTTGACCTCAATGCCTCTGGTTGATCAGTTTCTTATCGACAATGTCTCAGAAAGGAGTGTGGATAGCTACTCACCATTGCATCTGTCCATGGATGTATGCCATGAAAAATTGTACCCGATAAAACTAAATTGTAGATTCCCAGCACGTTTAGGTACTGATTGCGCGGTGGTCAGGGAACCAGGCACTTCCTCCCAGCAAGGGCATATTTCTACTGATAGACAAGATGTAGAAAGTGTACAAGTTGTGAAGCAGGACGCTGATTGGTTGGAGAAGAAAAAGCGTCGGAGGAAACCTGCAAGGCGAATAATCTCACTGTGTGAGGAAAATGAAAAAGCAGATGATGAGACAGCAGAACCTAAGAAATTAGATTTGGATATAAATGGTTTTCAAGATGGAGGGGTTGGACCACTGTGTGCTTCAGAGAGAGCTTCTAGCCAAAGTGCGATGAGAATATCCCTTGATAGTTGTGGCAGGCAAACTCATGCTGAGAGAAGCAGATTACTACAGGGGGCTGAGAAGCTAATTAAGAATTACTTTAACAAAAAAGCTGCAGATTCTGGAATTGATGAATCTTGTCAGAGATACATTCTATGCAACTGTTTGCTCGAGAAAGACTCTCAGTTCAGTGAAAG TGAGGTAGCTGTAACCTTGAGCAGCGAGCATAAGTTACATGTGCTACTCCTTGAAAACTCATGTGTTGGGTCAG CAGGTTCAAGCTTAAAATTAGCTGGCTGTCATGGTTTTGAGCAGATGAGAGAGGTTTTTGTGGGTTTGGGACTTCAGATTGTAAG TAGAGTGTGCTTCGGACGGGACACAACCTACCTCTTTGTGACCAGAAATATAGATGTGTCCAGAGAGCTATTATCGATATTGGGGTTTATTGATTCACATGTGGTGGAAAATGACTGTTCTCTGCGAAG TTTGGAGAACGTTCAGGCTGATCTCTTCGAAAGGCATGTATGTGGAGGTTTGAAGATGAGCATTCTTCAGTATTCAATGGTGATGTTCTGGTGCAACAATTGGAGAG AGGGTTCATGGCTGCGGAGATCGCTATTTGTGCTTGGAAGGCATCTAATTCTGTGCACGGAAGATGTAACCCTGCTTGGTTCCCTTTCTGAGAGTGTATCATGCTCTTCCTACTTCTCGTTGGACTCTTGTTGTTCCATTGTCAGCGTGTCAGAAGTG GTAATTGACACCAAAGATTGCTATTGCGTGACCCTGACTTTGGAAGGCGTCATGTCAAAGTTCCCTCTTACACTGAAGGAGGGCAAGATAGTCGAGGATACAAAACTCGTGAAGAGAAAACCTGTCTCGGGTCCCCAGAAGTGGAAGCTGAAGTGGTTCTCGGAAGAAAGTCTCTTCCAATTTGTGTCTTTATTGAAAGCATTACATGGTGAAGCAACCACAAATTCCTTACTTGTATATCGTCATCAAAGCAAGTAA
- the LOC132043961 gene encoding uncharacterized protein LOC132043961 isoform X4, which produces MVLVTGDRYLDSLVKFVENNVESLIEGTLILKLNPIGLHYVHSRLESLSELESLLSGAPVDYLRAYVSDLGDHRALERLRRILRLLTSLKVVSVLPPPARDPTPLSLLPFGRLKVLELRGCDLSTSAARGLLELRHTLEKLICHNSTDALKHVFASRIADINNSPHWNRLSFISCARNGLVLMDESLQLLPAVETLDLSRNKFAKVDNLRKCTKLKHLDLGFNHLRNVVSFSGVSSHIVKLVLRNNALTSLRGIENLKSLQGLDISYNIISNFLEMEILAGLSSLQRLWLEGNPLCYSRWYRAQVFSFFPSPEKMELDEKKICTSELWQRQIIIASRQKRPASFGFYSPARVGAKIEGSINTKRKKLSRVASIETEEQNTSICSDIESASVDIDNQSKEENALSDEEAEIVELMNRIENMKKERSDVWLQEFKDWVNDSSDNFVGVSRGKETVSSNHRDDEVKTQNRDNQLGETSKYLSDSMLASGDDSSTNILESDNSFAEMFHYPNQIGEASSRFSRNNTGESIQISRSRHQDIFSPINNEVLHPTTMFPQSESYSTQRGLKMSAKINIPPLTDADNILDSRSSLASTGSPPHYKEDILHRRQNLEEELLQLSAESFSAASSDSDTSCSDDDCPELTSMPLVDQFLIDNVSERSVDSYSPLHLSMDVCHEKLYPIKLNCRFPARLGTDCAVVREPGTSSQQGHISTDRQDVESVQVVKQDADWLEKKKRRRKPARRIISLCEENEKADDETAEPKKLDLDINGFQDGGVGPLCASERASSQSAMRISLDSCGRQTHAERSRLLQGAEKLIKNYFNKKAADSGIDESCQRYILCNCLLEKDSQFSESEVAVTLSSEHKLHVLLLENSCVGSGSSLKLAGCHGFEQMREVFVGLGLQIVRVCFGRDTTYLFVTRNIDVSRELLSILGFIDSHVVENDCSLRSLENVQADLFERHVCGGLKMSILQYSMVMFWCNNWREGSWLRRSLFVLGRHLILCTEDVTLLGSLSESVSCSSYFSLDSCCSIVSVSEVVIDTKDCYCVTLTLEGVMSKFPLTLKEGKIVEDTKLVKRKPVSGPQKWKLKWFSEESLFQFVSLLKALHGEATTNSLLVYRHQSK; this is translated from the exons ATGGTGCTTGTTACGGGCGATAGATACTTAGATTCACTCGTAAAATTCGTGGAAAACAACGTCGAATCATTAATCGAAGGAACCTTAATCCTAAAATTGAATCCAATTGGTCTTCATTATGTTCACTCTAGACTCGAATCATTATCTGAACTTGAGAGTCTTTTATCAGGTGCACCTGTTGATTATCTTCGTGCTTATGTATCTGATTTAGGTGACCATAGGGCACTTGAAAGGCTTAGACGGATTCTTCGACTTTTAACATCGTTAAAGGTGGTTTCTGTGTTGCCGCCACCAGCTAGGGATCCAACGCCGTTATCACTTTTGCCGTTTGGTAGGTTAAAAGTattggaacttagaggatgtgATCTGTCTACATCTGCTGCTAGAGGACTTTTGGAATTAAGACATACTTTGGAGAAGTTGATTTGTCATAATTCGACT GACGCACTTAAGCATGTTTTTGCTAGTAGAATAGCTGATATAAATAATTCTCCGCACTGGAATCGGTTATCATTTATTTCATGTGCCCGCAATGGCTTGGTTCTGATGGACGAATCTTTGCAACTTCTTCCTGCTGTTGAAACTCTTGATTTGAGCAGAAATAAGTTTGCCAAGGTGGATAATCTGCGGAAGTGCACCAAATTGAAGCATCTGGATCTTGGGTTCAACCACCTGAGAAATGTTGTGTCCTTTAGTGGG GTCTCATCTCACATTGTTAAGCTTGTTCTGAGGAACAATGCCCTAACATCATTACGCggaattgaaaatttgaagtcacTTCAGGGGCTTGATATTTCGTACAATATAATCTCCAATTTCTTGGAGATGGAGATTCTTGCTGGCCTGTCATCTCTTCAACGCTTGTGGCTTGAGGGGAATCCTCTGTGCTATTCTCGTTGGTATAGAGCTCAAGTCTTCAGTTTCTTTCCGAGTCCAGAGAAG ATGGAGCTTGATGAAAAGAAAATCTGTACTAGTGAGTTATGGCAGCGGCAGATTATCATTGCCAGTAGGCAAAAGCGGCCTGCTAGCTTTGGGTTTTATTCACCAGCAAGAGTTGGGGCCAAAATAGAAGGAAGTATTAATACAAAAAGG AAGAAGCTCTCACGTGTGGCTAGTATCGAGACTGAAGAACAGAACACTTCCATTTGCTCTGATATAGAATCTGCGTCTGTTGATATCGACAATCAAAGCAAGGAGGAGAATGCCCTTTCTGATGAGGAAGCTGAAATAGTTGAGTTGATGAACCGAATTGAGAATATGAAGAAGGAAAGATCTGATGTGTGGCTGCAGGAGTTCAAAGACTGGGTAAATGACTCTTCTGACAATTTTGTTGGTGTTTCTAGAGGCAAAGAGACTGTCTCCAGTAACCACAGAGATGATGAAGTTAAGACCCAGAATAGAGACAATCAGCTAGGTGAGACCTCCAAATATTTATCTGACTCGATGCTGGCTTCTGGAGATGACAGCAGCACAAATATACTAGAATCTGACAACTCATTCGCAGAGATGTTTCATTACCCCAACCAAATTGGTGAAGCATCTTCCAGATTTTCTCGGAATAACACAGGAGAGTCCATTCAGATTAGTAGAAGCCGACATCAGGATATATTTAGCCCTATAAATAATGAAGTGCTTCATCCAACTACAATGTTCCCTCAGTCTGAATCCTACTCAACCCAAAGGGGTCTTAAAATGAGTGCTAAGATCAATATTCCACCACTTACTGATGCTGATAATATTTTGGATTCTCGATCATCTTTGGCTAGCACAGGATCACCTCCTCACTACAAGGAGGACATTCTGCACAGACGtcaaaatttggaagaagaattgCTGCAGCTGTCTGCTGAATCCTTCTCAGCTGCATCTTCTGATAGTGATACAAGCTGTAGCGACGACGATTGCCCTGAGTTGACCTCAATGCCTCTGGTTGATCAGTTTCTTATCGACAATGTCTCAGAAAGGAGTGTGGATAGCTACTCACCATTGCATCTGTCCATGGATGTATGCCATGAAAAATTGTACCCGATAAAACTAAATTGTAGATTCCCAGCACGTTTAGGTACTGATTGCGCGGTGGTCAGGGAACCAGGCACTTCCTCCCAGCAAGGGCATATTTCTACTGATAGACAAGATGTAGAAAGTGTACAAGTTGTGAAGCAGGACGCTGATTGGTTGGAGAAGAAAAAGCGTCGGAGGAAACCTGCAAGGCGAATAATCTCACTGTGTGAGGAAAATGAAAAAGCAGATGATGAGACAGCAGAACCTAAGAAATTAGATTTGGATATAAATGGTTTTCAAGATGGAGGGGTTGGACCACTGTGTGCTTCAGAGAGAGCTTCTAGCCAAAGTGCGATGAGAATATCCCTTGATAGTTGTGGCAGGCAAACTCATGCTGAGAGAAGCAGATTACTACAGGGGGCTGAGAAGCTAATTAAGAATTACTTTAACAAAAAAGCTGCAGATTCTGGAATTGATGAATCTTGTCAGAGATACATTCTATGCAACTGTTTGCTCGAGAAAGACTCTCAGTTCAGTGAAAG TGAGGTAGCTGTAACCTTGAGCAGCGAGCATAAGTTACATGTGCTACTCCTTGAAAACTCATGTGTTGGGTCAG GTTCAAGCTTAAAATTAGCTGGCTGTCATGGTTTTGAGCAGATGAGAGAGGTTTTTGTGGGTTTGGGACTTCAGATTGTAAG AGTGTGCTTCGGACGGGACACAACCTACCTCTTTGTGACCAGAAATATAGATGTGTCCAGAGAGCTATTATCGATATTGGGGTTTATTGATTCACATGTGGTGGAAAATGACTGTTCTCTGCGAAG TTTGGAGAACGTTCAGGCTGATCTCTTCGAAAGGCATGTATGTGGAGGTTTGAAGATGAGCATTCTTCAGTATTCAATGGTGATGTTCTGGTGCAACAATTGGAGAG AGGGTTCATGGCTGCGGAGATCGCTATTTGTGCTTGGAAGGCATCTAATTCTGTGCACGGAAGATGTAACCCTGCTTGGTTCCCTTTCTGAGAGTGTATCATGCTCTTCCTACTTCTCGTTGGACTCTTGTTGTTCCATTGTCAGCGTGTCAGAAGTG GTAATTGACACCAAAGATTGCTATTGCGTGACCCTGACTTTGGAAGGCGTCATGTCAAAGTTCCCTCTTACACTGAAGGAGGGCAAGATAGTCGAGGATACAAAACTCGTGAAGAGAAAACCTGTCTCGGGTCCCCAGAAGTGGAAGCTGAAGTGGTTCTCGGAAGAAAGTCTCTTCCAATTTGTGTCTTTATTGAAAGCATTACATGGTGAAGCAACCACAAATTCCTTACTTGTATATCGTCATCAAAGCAAGTAA